Proteins from a genomic interval of Pithys albifrons albifrons isolate INPA30051 chromosome 15, PitAlb_v1, whole genome shotgun sequence:
- the MRNIP gene encoding MRN complex-interacting protein: MAPALWVLRCCRCRRFQVQQAKRSGRWSCSVCGQRQAVQKVYGQGSGPDCRHHVQKLNLLQGEAEEALGWTSWCVEESVNDGKNRAAQREDSSVQQERSQTSEVSRWSKYLDQEREDQEDEEEEAALERQQFYSRRKSTVGEQRKHQKSFLSSDGPKHAEEKGVSQPVCQAKKFKTTEHKKCFVAVPDGGDRDVAEGTVSPAVCEPAVPEDNSQPPTASAKPSKWGKFLSSSDNSSENTGGVTLSLWEGSGGLGLDSSAAAGAGGARRCSEQAARTLPQGTGFEYTECAVSSEGLASKLPDPVVPGHSCSAEEMFREPQSQLIRAGSGVETTAGRCCSDNTKKTNTLVNSNPGPKPSNISCEQLFCTGEEFDDDF, encoded by the exons ATGGCGCCTGCGCTGTGGGTGCTGCGgtgctgccgctgccgccgcttCCAAGTGCAGCAG gccAAGCGCAGTGGGAGGTGGAGCTGCAGCGTGTGCGGCCAGCGCCAGGCCGTGCAGAAG GTTTACGGCCAGGGCTCCGGCCCAGACTGCAGGCACCACGTCCAGAAGTTAAACTTGCTGcagggggaggcagaggaggcGCTTGGCTGGACATCCTG GTGTGTAGAAGAGTCTGTAAATGATGGCAAAAACAGAGCAGCACAACGTGAGGACAGCTCGGTCCAGCAG GAGAGAAGTCAGACATCAGAAGTCAGTCGCTGGAGCAAATACCTGGACCAGGAGAGGGAGGatcaggaggatgaggaggaggaggcagctctAGAAAGGCAACAGTTCTATTCCCGAAGGAAAAGCACTGTGGGAGAACAGAG GAAACACCAGAAGAGCTTTCTCTCTAGTGATGGTCCAAAGCATGCAGAAGAAAAGGGTGTTTCCCAGCCTGTCTGCCAAGCCAAAAAGTTTAAAACCACAGAG CACAAGAAATGCTTTGTAGCAGTGCCTGATGGAGGTGACAGAGATGTTGCTGAGGGCACTGTGAGTCCTGCTGTCTGTGAACCTGCAGTGCCTGAGGACAACTCACAACCCCCAACTGCTTCTGCCAAACCATCAAAGTGGGGAAAATTTCTCTCGTCTTCTGACAACTCCAGTGAAAACACTGGTGGGGTGACCTTGTCACTGTGGGAGGGCAGTGGAGGTTTGGGGCtggacagcagtgctgcagcaggtgctggTGGGGCCAGGAGATGCTCAGAACAGGCTGCAAGAACTTTGCCTCAAGGTACAGGTTTTGAATATACAGAGTGTGCTGTCAGCTCTGAGGGTCTGGCCTCTAAACTGCCTGACCCTGTCGTGCCTGGCCACAGTTGCTCAGCTGAGGAGATGTTCAGAGAACCTCAGAGCCAGTTAATAAGGGCAGGATCTGGTGTAGAAACCACTGCAGGAAGGTGCTGTTCAGATAACACCAAGAAGACAAACACCCTTGTTAACTCTAACCCTGGGCCAAAGCCAAGCAACATTTCTTGTGAACAACTGTTCTGCACAGGGGAGGAGTTTGATGATGATTTCTGA